In the genome of Amphiura filiformis chromosome 4, Afil_fr2py, whole genome shotgun sequence, one region contains:
- the LOC140151043 gene encoding uncharacterized protein isoform X5, protein MEGPLDHDSHQPNTSMMEVALLICSVLVPALLPYLHLGVIYQLWEDTVRIPDRHSCTCNCWDTAFKGPYEKGIPRYKHVYFNVTSNTFKIWVLTVLAVITLYETVRRLLTLAVAGQLRYSMMCLLISVIYPHYYSWWSYFNYWNDDFYKQWNHQLIFSTTEMFSTIVIVHLLDRRTPVSPRKLLVIISIALFHILASGMDQFVENILNMKGALHQTIRDIGFMLPDILHVVLPLYELRQYAIRQHLTFFNIVSRKDVFACFAAILLAVTICKYL, encoded by the exons GTAGCATTATTGATATGTAGCGTATTGGTCCCAGCTCTGCTCCCGTACCTTCACTTAGGTGTTATATATCAACTTTGGGAAGACACTGTCCGCATTCCAGATCGTCATAGCTGTACCTGCAATTGTTGGGATACTGCATTCAAAG GGCCTTACGAAAAAGGGATACCGAGGTACAAACATGTTTATTTCAACGTAACGTCCAACACGTTTAAGATATGGGTTTTAACTGTGTTAGCTGTTATTACCTTGTACGAGACAGTACGTCGACTTCTGACACTAGCTGTAGCTGGTCAGTTACGATACTCCATGATGTGTCTTCTAATATCCGTCATTTACCCTCATTACTACTCATG gtggTCATATTTCAATTATTGGAATGATGATTTCTACAAGCAGTGGAACCATCAGCTCATTTTTTCTACCACCGAGATGTTCTCCACCATCGTAATAGTGCATCTACTAGACCGCAGGACACCCGTTTCTCCAAGGAAACTACTCGTCATAATTAGTATTGCACTTTTTCATATTCTAGCTAGTGGTATGGACCAATTTGTAGAaaatattctcaacatgaaaggTGCTTTACATCAGACAATACGGGATATTGGGTTTATGTTACCCGACATATTACATGTTGTGCTGCCTTTGTATGAGCTAAGACAATATGCTATAcgacaacatttgacatttttcaatataGTGTCTAGGAAAGATGTTTTTGCTTGCTTTGCGGCAATACTACTCGCGGTGACAATATGCAAATATTTATGA
- the LOC140151043 gene encoding uncharacterized protein isoform X4: MEGPLDHDSYQTNRSIMEVALLICSVLVPALLPYLHLGVIYQLWEDTVRIPDRHSCTCNCWDTAFKGPYEKGIPRYKHVYFNVTSNTFKIWVLTVLAVITLYETVRRLLTLAVAGQLRYSMMCLLISVIYPHYYSWWSYFNYWNDDFYKQWNHQLIFSTTEMFSTIVIVHLLDRRTPVSPRKLLVIISIALFHILASGMDQFVENILNMKGALHQTIRDIGFMLPDILHVVLPLYELRQYAIRQHLTFFNIVSRKDVFACFAAILLAVTICKYL; this comes from the exons ATGGAAGGACCATTAGATCATGATTCGTATCAGACAAACAGAAGTATAATGGAG GTAGCATTATTGATATGTAGCGTATTGGTCCCAGCTCTGCTCCCGTACCTTCACTTAGGTGTTATATATCAACTTTGGGAAGACACTGTCCGCATTCCAGATCGTCATAGCTGTACCTGCAATTGTTGGGATACTGCATTCAAAG GGCCTTACGAAAAAGGGATACCGAGGTACAAACATGTTTATTTCAACGTAACGTCCAACACGTTTAAGATATGGGTTTTAACTGTGTTAGCTGTTATTACCTTGTACGAGACAGTACGTCGACTTCTGACACTAGCTGTAGCTGGTCAGTTACGATACTCCATGATGTGTCTTCTAATATCCGTCATTTACCCTCATTACTACTCATG gtggTCATATTTCAATTATTGGAATGATGATTTCTACAAGCAGTGGAACCATCAGCTCATTTTTTCTACCACCGAGATGTTCTCCACCATCGTAATAGTGCATCTACTAGACCGCAGGACACCCGTTTCTCCAAGGAAACTACTCGTCATAATTAGTATTGCACTTTTTCATATTCTAGCTAGTGGTATGGACCAATTTGTAGAaaatattctcaacatgaaaggTGCTTTACATCAGACAATACGGGATATTGGGTTTATGTTACCCGACATATTACATGTTGTGCTGCCTTTGTATGAGCTAAGACAATATGCTATAcgacaacatttgacatttttcaatataGTGTCTAGGAAAGATGTTTTTGCTTGCTTTGCGGCAATACTACTCGCGGTGACAATATGCAAATATTTATGA
- the LOC140150248 gene encoding uncharacterized protein — protein MSLVSNHSCPCSKTETDLFSVPPTQTDILSSQFLEYKPLNAVTSDGPLEFTVPGSPDGYLDLSQTQLYVRAKITLPDGADIPQDAPVGPTNLFLHSMFNQVDVHLNDRMVSVASNTYAYRAMIETLLTYGSDATKSHLTSALFYKDTPYKMDICDPALIDDEANVGLKKRAQFTHNSRVVDMVGMIHSDIFCQEKFLLGGVDLKLKLHRSKNEFCLLRGIRPQIQQPAYRVQIMDATLFVRSAKLNPT, from the coding sequence ACCGACTCAGACCGATATACTCAGCAGTCAATTTCTCGAATATAAACCGTTGAACGCCGTGACGTCAGATGGACCGTTGGAATTTACGGTACCGGGATCTCCGGATGGTTACTTGGATCTGTCGCAAACTCAACTGTATGTCAGGGCAAAAATCACGTTACCCGATGGAGCCGATATACCGCAAGACGCCCCGGTCGGACCTACGAACCTGTTTTTGCATTCGATGTTCAATCAGGTGGACGTCCACTTGAACGATAGAATGGTCAGCGTCGCTTCCAACACCTACGCCTATCGCGCCATGATAGAAACTCTGCTCACTTACGGATCGGACGCTACGAAATCGCACTTGACGTCGGCGCTCTTCTACAAAGATACCCCGTACAAAATGGACATCTGCGACCCCGCGCTAATAGACGATGAAGCTAACGTCGGACTGAAGAAACGTGCTCAGTTTACCCATAATAGTCGCGTGGTGGATATGGTCGGAATGATTCATTCGGACATTTTCTGTCAGGAAAAGTTTCTATTGGGAGGCGTAGATCTTAAACTCAAACTTCACCGGAGCAAAAACGAATTCTGCCTACTGAGGGGTATCAGACCTCAAATCCAACAACCCGCGTACAGAGTGCAGATCATGGACGCCACTCTCTTCGTAAGGAGCGCTAAACTGAATCCGACATAG